One segment of Streptomyces sp. XD-27 DNA contains the following:
- a CDS encoding DnaB-like helicase C-terminal domain-containing protein, with product MDTALGGLVASALTVVAAAPHAGGSLLAAAAARHTALTRGLPVLYAASGLTRTDVAMRVIAAEARVDYRRLRAGTLTDRERQAAAEARSRPADAAVHIDDGTGLNAEAIAETAPDIEGLALVVVDRLQHAHPRPPRPAVRPGPARGRPAPGASRAPPEPAGRGRPRHRRPRVRRCSRRRPGDAHLDPQRRAGPGGRGRTRLRPPDHHPPAR from the coding sequence GTGGATACCGCGTTGGGTGGTCTGGTCGCGAGTGCGTTGACGGTGGTGGCGGCCGCGCCGCACGCCGGTGGCAGCCTGCTGGCCGCCGCAGCCGCCCGGCACACCGCTCTGACCCGTGGTCTGCCTGTGCTGTATGCGGCGTCCGGGCTGACCCGTACCGATGTCGCCATGCGGGTCATCGCGGCCGAGGCGAGGGTGGACTACCGCCGGCTGCGCGCGGGCACCCTCACTGACCGGGAGCGGCAGGCCGCGGCCGAGGCGCGTTCCCGGCCGGCCGACGCCGCTGTGCACATCGATGACGGCACCGGGCTGAATGCCGAGGCGATCGCCGAGACGGCCCCGGACATCGAGGGCTTGGCCCTGGTGGTGGTCGACCGCCTCCAGCACGCCCACCCACGACCCCCTCGTCCCGCTGTCCGGCCCGGCCCTGCCCGCGGCCGCCCGGCACCTGGCGCATCTCGCGCGCCGCCTGAACCTGCCGGTCGTGGCCGCCCTCGACACCGACGTCCCCGAGTTCGTCGATGCTCTCGACGCCGCCCAGGTGACGCTCACCTTGACCCGCAGCGGCGAGCTGGCCCAGGTGGGCGTGGCCGAACGCGACTTCGGCCACCTGACCACCATCCACCTGCACGCTGA